One Neodiprion pinetum isolate iyNeoPine1 chromosome 1, iyNeoPine1.2, whole genome shotgun sequence genomic window carries:
- the LOC124215542 gene encoding keratin, type II cytoskeletal 2 epidermal-like produces the protein MGIGWCFGGPGPPPPPPMMGPGFMGPHFGHPGFGGPGGFGGPGFGGHSGFGGPGGGFGGPGGGFGGPGGGFGGPGGGFGGPGGGFGGDMGGGGFGGGGGGFGGGGGGGGGGGGF, from the exons ATGGGAATAGGTTGGTGCTTCGGTGGTCCAGGACCACCACCACCCCCGCCGATGATGGGTCCAGGTTTCATGGGCCCTCACTTTGGCCATCCAG GATTCGGTGGTCCGGGTGGATTCGGTGGACCAGGATTTGGGGGACACAGTGGATTTGGTGGTCCTGGAGGAGGATTCGGTGGTCCAGGTGGAGGATTCGGGGGTCCGGGTGGAGGATTCGGGGGTCCGGGTGGTGGATTCGGAGGTCCTGGCGGAGGATTTGGTGGAGACATGGGAGGCGGTGGATTcgggggtggaggtggagggTTTGGAGGCGGTGGCGGAGGCGgtgggggaggaggaggatttTAG
- the LOC124215530 gene encoding uncharacterized protein isoform X1, whose amino-acid sequence MKRKLENVLCSVLFGILQVISHASLSHVNHCRVIIETSHSFHVPFDIVEMVMVVAPRIEQPAPEGVPAENWAKKSYHQADEAQQREGNQSDSFSGFNVTCDRSFHASRLPDGNIPSLETSPHPPDPVESAENCDEPLRQEQHGPHSAWRQEAADDDDASSSSCSSSSSFCYDEEYAECRELPRAPSGHPPPEHFPPPGHPPPPPHHGHPPPPPPVHHGFHGPPPPPHHYGHYGPSLSSHYGHFGPPGPPPPPPGHHGFYGPPAPPPPPHHYHRHEPPPSPHHRHFGPPGHPPPPPSGHHGFHGPPPPPPPPPPHFYHHHGPHHHPPPPPPPFPHYGYHGSGHPPPPPPPGHRDHHGPAHPPPPPPPPPPGHHDHHGHHGKGHHPFPPPPSHHDHHGAAHPPPPPSHHDHHGHHGKGHPPPPPPPSIHDHHGPAHPPPPPSHHDHHGHHEKGCSPPPPPPPPSQHDHHGSAGPPPSPGHHDHHDHHGKGHPPLPPSPSRHHDRHIHNGPAHPFPPPSSPHRRDHHGVRHHPPPPARRHRRHSHHGHHENSGHQGHHGHHGPPRPRHRLSPGQHPPYGRHEDSNEPPRDRKGDKNGGHHGHRRNHGHQKNTEDFGESRYRTE is encoded by the exons ATGAAgcgtaaacttgaaaatgt GCTTTGCTCAGTACTTTTTGGCATTCTTCAAGTGATATCACACGCTTCCCTCTCGCACGTGAACCACTGCAGAGTGATTATCGAGACATCACACTCGTTCCACGTCCCGTTCGACATCGTCGAGATGGTGATGGTCGTTGCACCGCGCATTGAGCAGCCTGCGCCGGAGGGCGTACCAGCTGAGAACTGGGCAAAGAAGTCGTACCACCAAGCAGATGAAGCCCAACAGCGAGAAGGCAATCAATCCGACTCTTTCTCTGGCTTTAACGTGACCTGTGACCGGTCTTTTCACGCCTCGAGACTTCCGGACGGGAACATTCCAAGTCTGGAAACTTCACCACACCCCCCAGATCCCGTAGAGTCTGCAGAAAATTGCGACGAACCTCTTCGTCAGGAACAACACGGGCCACACTCGGCATGGCGGCAGGAAGCTGCAGATGACGATGACGCTAGCTCGTCCTCGtgctcgtcgtcgtcgtcgttctgTTATGACGAGGAGTACGCCGAGTGCAGAGAACTTCCTAGAGCACCGAGTGGCCATCCACCTCCGGAACATTTCCCTCCACCGGGACATCCACCTCCTCCACCTCATCACGGACATCCGCCACCTCCGCCGCCGGTTCATCACGGATTCCATGgacctcctccccctcctcatcACTACGGTCACTATGGACCATCTCTATCGTCTCATTACGGACACTTTGGACCACCCGGTCCGCCACCTCCACCTCCCGGTCACCACGGATTCTACGGGCCGCCCGCTCCACCTCCCCCACCGCATCACTACCATCGTCATGAACCACCTCCATCACCTCATCACAGACATTTTGGACCACCGGGTCATCCGCCACCTCCACCCTCGGGTCACCATGGGTTCCACGgacccccacccccacctccacctcctccaccGCATTTCTACCATCATCATGGACCACATCATCAtcctccacctccaccaccTCCTTTTCCACACTATGGGTACCATGGTTCAGGCCATCCTCCACCCCCACCTCCTCCTGGTCACCGTGATCATCATGGACCagctcatcctcctcctcctcctcctcctcctcctcccggACATCATGATCACCATGGTCATCATGGGAAAGGCCATCATCCATTCCCACCTCCACCTAGTCATCATGATCACCATGGAGCAGCTCATCCTCCGCCTCCTCCCAGTCATCATGATCACCATGGTCATCATGGGAAAGGCCatcctccacctccacctccacccaGTATTCATGATCACCACGGACCGGCTcatcctccacctcctcccaGTCATCATGATCACCATGGCCATCATGAGAAAGGCTGttccccacccccacccccacctcCACCTAGTCAACATGATCACCATGGATCAGCTGGTCCTCCACCTTCTCCCGGTCATCATGATCACCACGATCACCATGGGAAAGGCCATCCTCCTCTTCCACCTTCCCCTTCTCGGCATCATGATCGTCATATTCACAATGGGCCAGCTCATCCTTTTCCTCCGCCTTCTTCCCCTCATCGCCGTGATCACCATGGAGTACGGCATCATCCACCACCACCAGCTCGTCGTCATCGCCGTCACAGTCATCATGGCCATCATGAAAACAGTGGCCATCAAGGTCACCATGGCCATCACGGACCACCAAGGCCAAGACATCGTCTTTCCCCAGGGCAGCATCCGCCATACGGTCGTCACGAGGATTCGAACGAACCACCACGCGATCGCAAAGGCGATAAGAACGGAGGTCATCACGGGCATCGCCGTAACCACGGTCATCAGAAGAATACCGAAGACTTCGGGGAATCAAGATACCGTACGGAATAG
- the LOC124215530 gene encoding uncharacterized protein isoform X2, with protein MVMVVAPRIEQPAPEGVPAENWAKKSYHQADEAQQREGNQSDSFSGFNVTCDRSFHASRLPDGNIPSLETSPHPPDPVESAENCDEPLRQEQHGPHSAWRQEAADDDDASSSSCSSSSSFCYDEEYAECRELPRAPSGHPPPEHFPPPGHPPPPPHHGHPPPPPPVHHGFHGPPPPPHHYGHYGPSLSSHYGHFGPPGPPPPPPGHHGFYGPPAPPPPPHHYHRHEPPPSPHHRHFGPPGHPPPPPSGHHGFHGPPPPPPPPPPHFYHHHGPHHHPPPPPPPFPHYGYHGSGHPPPPPPPGHRDHHGPAHPPPPPPPPPPGHHDHHGHHGKGHHPFPPPPSHHDHHGAAHPPPPPSHHDHHGHHGKGHPPPPPPPSIHDHHGPAHPPPPPSHHDHHGHHEKGCSPPPPPPPPSQHDHHGSAGPPPSPGHHDHHDHHGKGHPPLPPSPSRHHDRHIHNGPAHPFPPPSSPHRRDHHGVRHHPPPPARRHRRHSHHGHHENSGHQGHHGHHGPPRPRHRLSPGQHPPYGRHEDSNEPPRDRKGDKNGGHHGHRRNHGHQKNTEDFGESRYRTE; from the coding sequence ATGGTGATGGTCGTTGCACCGCGCATTGAGCAGCCTGCGCCGGAGGGCGTACCAGCTGAGAACTGGGCAAAGAAGTCGTACCACCAAGCAGATGAAGCCCAACAGCGAGAAGGCAATCAATCCGACTCTTTCTCTGGCTTTAACGTGACCTGTGACCGGTCTTTTCACGCCTCGAGACTTCCGGACGGGAACATTCCAAGTCTGGAAACTTCACCACACCCCCCAGATCCCGTAGAGTCTGCAGAAAATTGCGACGAACCTCTTCGTCAGGAACAACACGGGCCACACTCGGCATGGCGGCAGGAAGCTGCAGATGACGATGACGCTAGCTCGTCCTCGtgctcgtcgtcgtcgtcgttctgTTATGACGAGGAGTACGCCGAGTGCAGAGAACTTCCTAGAGCACCGAGTGGCCATCCACCTCCGGAACATTTCCCTCCACCGGGACATCCACCTCCTCCACCTCATCACGGACATCCGCCACCTCCGCCGCCGGTTCATCACGGATTCCATGgacctcctccccctcctcatcACTACGGTCACTATGGACCATCTCTATCGTCTCATTACGGACACTTTGGACCACCCGGTCCGCCACCTCCACCTCCCGGTCACCACGGATTCTACGGGCCGCCCGCTCCACCTCCCCCACCGCATCACTACCATCGTCATGAACCACCTCCATCACCTCATCACAGACATTTTGGACCACCGGGTCATCCGCCACCTCCACCCTCGGGTCACCATGGGTTCCACGgacccccacccccacctccacctcctccaccGCATTTCTACCATCATCATGGACCACATCATCAtcctccacctccaccaccTCCTTTTCCACACTATGGGTACCATGGTTCAGGCCATCCTCCACCCCCACCTCCTCCTGGTCACCGTGATCATCATGGACCagctcatcctcctcctcctcctcctcctcctcctcccggACATCATGATCACCATGGTCATCATGGGAAAGGCCATCATCCATTCCCACCTCCACCTAGTCATCATGATCACCATGGAGCAGCTCATCCTCCGCCTCCTCCCAGTCATCATGATCACCATGGTCATCATGGGAAAGGCCatcctccacctccacctccacccaGTATTCATGATCACCACGGACCGGCTcatcctccacctcctcccaGTCATCATGATCACCATGGCCATCATGAGAAAGGCTGttccccacccccacccccacctcCACCTAGTCAACATGATCACCATGGATCAGCTGGTCCTCCACCTTCTCCCGGTCATCATGATCACCACGATCACCATGGGAAAGGCCATCCTCCTCTTCCACCTTCCCCTTCTCGGCATCATGATCGTCATATTCACAATGGGCCAGCTCATCCTTTTCCTCCGCCTTCTTCCCCTCATCGCCGTGATCACCATGGAGTACGGCATCATCCACCACCACCAGCTCGTCGTCATCGCCGTCACAGTCATCATGGCCATCATGAAAACAGTGGCCATCAAGGTCACCATGGCCATCACGGACCACCAAGGCCAAGACATCGTCTTTCCCCAGGGCAGCATCCGCCATACGGTCGTCACGAGGATTCGAACGAACCACCACGCGATCGCAAAGGCGATAAGAACGGAGGTCATCACGGGCATCGCCGTAACCACGGTCATCAGAAGAATACCGAAGACTTCGGGGAATCAAGATACCGTACGGAATAG